A window of Chryseobacterium aquaeductus genomic DNA:
GGAAAAGAAAAAAGCGGGAACCCTTCGACAAGCTCGGGATAAACTTCAGGCGGATTAAGCTGCCCAAATAATTTCTATTTTCAACTCTGGAAAATCGTCCATCAATGTGTCTTCCATCAACCATCAACTGACAACCGACAACCAAAATCCCTCAATACTTCAACTTCTCGTGTTTGTCCCAGATTCCCCAATGTGCGCCAACTTCACCTTCTGGACCGACTTTCCAGGATTCATCGAATGAGGAAAAGTAGAAACAGTCGATTTCCTCGTCCATACACCACAATTGGGTGTTGATGAAATAATCTAATGCGCTTTTTTCTGACGGAATTGCCCCTTTTAAATCCTCACCCTTACTCGGCCAACCTGTTTCTGATATTATGACAGGTTTTCCATTGGCTGCGTGTTTGGCTTGATGATACATTTGCTTCATATAATTGAGCGAATGTTCGGCGGGACAACTTTCCCAAAACGGATAACAATTTGCCAAAATAACATCACAAGCATCAGTAATTCTAGGTTTTATGGTAAATTCATAGTAGGCATCTACGTAACCTACGGGAATTTCTGGGATTTCTTTTTTTACATGATGAATAAAATCCAGCAACTCGTCTTCGGACAAGTCGTTGCGATACATCACTTCATTTCCTACAGCTGCAATGTCTACATATCCTTCTTTTGCCAGTTTTATAAGACCTTCCACTTCCCTTTCGTTAACTTCGGGATCATTTCCGAGCCATGCTCCAACCAACGTTTTCATTTCGAATTCTTTGGCAATTTTCGGGATATGTTCGTTGCCTTCGGTGCAGGAAAACGAGCGAACCCACGAAGTGTGAGGTTTCAGGATTTCCATTCTTCGGCGGACTTGCTCTTCGGAGATGACATCGCCGGGTTTTTGTCCGTCTTCATACAAACTGAAACAAAAGCCGTGAACACCATTGTACAGAATTTCTCTGAACAAATCTTTCTTTTCCGTTTCGGTTTTTCCTTTGATGTAATTATCCTGATTTTGTTTGGGTAAGGATAAATACTGCTCTGCTCTGTATGACATATTCTTAGATTATAGTTGTGATGAATGATAATTAATAAAGTCTGATGTCTAACATCTCGTGTCTTTCTTCTGTTTTTAAAATTTAAAATTTTCATTGGCATCCCACAATCCCCAGGAAGTTCCTGCCCAACCTTCGTAATGGATTTTCCAGGATTCGTCGAAAGAAGAAAAATAGAAAAGGTTAATTTGTTCTTTTGATGTCCATTTTTGCGCTTCAATGTAGTATCTCATAAGATTTTCAGAAGAAGGTTTTGCGTTCTGTACTTCTTCACCTTTACTTGGCCAACCGGTTTCTGCGATGATGATTTCTTTTCCGCCTGCAATTTTTTGGGTTTGATGATACATTTCCTGCAAATACATTCCGGCGTGGTCTATGGATGAACCTTCCCAGAAAGGATAACAGTTGATTAAAATCTTATCGCTCGCAGCCACCAGTTTCGGGTGATTGATGATTTCGTAATACACATCGATATAGGTTACAGGAACATTCAATGTTTGATTTTTAACATGTTGAATGTAACCGAGTAAAGTTTCTTCTTTTTGGTCGCCACGGAAAAGTACTTCGTTTCCAACGGCTGCGATATCTACATTTCCTTCTTTGATCAACTGAATTAAAGACTGAATTTCTTGTTGATTTTCGGTTTCATCTTTGCCAATCCACGCTCCCATTAATACTTTGAAGCCCATTTCTTTGGCAATTTTCGGGATATTTTCGTGTCCGTGAGTGGAAGAAAATACTCTGATCCATTGTGTATGAGGTTTTAAAACTTCTAAACGCTTTCTAATTTGCTCTTCGGTAATGAAGTCTCCCGGAAATTGTTTTTCGGTAAACACGCTGAAACAAATTCCGCTCATTCCTGCTTTGAAAACAGTTGAAAATTCGGTTTTTATGCCTTCATCATTCGTATAATCGAAAGTCGGGAAATAATATTGTGAGAATTTCTGTTGCAATTGCAGTCTGGAAAGTCCGCCAAGATTCATTCCTTCTAAAACATTGTTTGCACCGTATCCCGAAGGTTTTGGAGCCTTTCTTTTTTCTAAAAGATCTCTTACTTCTCTCGCTTTGGCTTCATCTACATCATAATTTTTCATTGTCCAAATGGCGGTTAATGTTCCAAGTATCGGAATTCCTACAAAGAAAATTCGTAACCAAAACATCGTTTCATCGGTTTGTGTAGCGGCATTGGATTGAAAAGCAACCAGGGAAAGAATTAAACCACTTAATAATCCCGCAACAGCAGTTCCGAATTTTACCATCCACCAATAAATTGCGCCTAAACTTCCTTCTCTTCTTTTTCCTGTGTTTAATTCGTCAATATCGATCACATCAGAAGTCATCGACATCATTAAGGTAAATAAACTCCCAATTCCGAATGAGAAAAACGGCAATGCAAACAAAAACAGATACGGTTTGCCCGGAACGAAAAGTAAATACAATAAAATATACCCCACGATTGAAATGCCCTGAGAAACCAAAAACGCTTTCTTTTTCCCCATTATTTTGGACATTCTTGCAACGATAGGAATGACCACAATGGTTGTGATAATCGCTCCTACACTTCCGAATAAAGTGGGCCATAAGCCAAACCCTTCTTCATTTCCTTTAAACAAATAATATTTGATGATGAAGTAAGAAAATCCGGCTGTAGTCTGAAATGCATTAAATATTAAAAAAGTAGCAATACAAATTTTTCTGAACGGTTTAATTTCTATCGAAGCTTTCAAACCTTCTTTAATTTCGCCAAAACTTCCTAAAATTCCTTTTAAATCAATCGGGCTGTAATTTTCATTGAGTGTCGATTTACTCGGAATAAAAAATGCCGGAATTGCCGCTAAAA
This region includes:
- a CDS encoding glycoside hydrolase family 17 protein, producing MSYRAEQYLSLPKQNQDNYIKGKTETEKKDLFREILYNGVHGFCFSLYEDGQKPGDVISEEQVRRRMEILKPHTSWVRSFSCTEGNEHIPKIAKEFEMKTLVGAWLGNDPEVNEREVEGLIKLAKEGYVDIAAVGNEVMYRNDLSEDELLDFIHHVKKEIPEIPVGYVDAYYEFTIKPRITDACDVILANCYPFWESCPAEHSLNYMKQMYHQAKHAANGKPVIISETGWPSKGEDLKGAIPSEKSALDYFINTQLWCMDEEIDCFYFSSFDESWKVGPEGEVGAHWGIWDKHEKLKY
- a CDS encoding MFS transporter — encoded protein: MSDQSVKSVKKVPIGQKIAFGLGMLANQMFPAMIGIFTVVLVEKLGFSGLLLGLTYFIPKFYDALFDLIMGYVSDNTKSKWGRRRQYVLAGAIILGISFALMWQLYAENGVTYNFWYFLIVSLIFYSGLTIFSIPYVAMGYEMSDDFHERTNIMATSQLIGQLAWVVAPWFWVIMADQSLFPSSDVAVRTLAVYVAIGCAILAAIPAFFIPSKSTLNENYSPIDLKGILGSFGEIKEGLKASIEIKPFRKICIATFLIFNAFQTTAGFSYFIIKYYLFKGNEEGFGLWPTLFGSVGAIITTIVVIPIVARMSKIMGKKKAFLVSQGISIVGYILLYLLFVPGKPYLFLFALPFFSFGIGSLFTLMMSMTSDVIDIDELNTGKRREGSLGAIYWWMVKFGTAVAGLLSGLILSLVAFQSNAATQTDETMFWLRIFFVGIPILGTLTAIWTMKNYDVDEAKAREVRDLLEKRKAPKPSGYGANNVLEGMNLGGLSRLQLQQKFSQYYFPTFDYTNDEGIKTEFSTVFKAGMSGICFSVFTEKQFPGDFITEEQIRKRLEVLKPHTQWIRVFSSTHGHENIPKIAKEMGFKVLMGAWIGKDETENQQEIQSLIQLIKEGNVDIAAVGNEVLFRGDQKEETLLGYIQHVKNQTLNVPVTYIDVYYEIINHPKLVAASDKILINCYPFWEGSSIDHAGMYLQEMYHQTQKIAGGKEIIIAETGWPSKGEEVQNAKPSSENLMRYYIEAQKWTSKEQINLFYFSSFDESWKIHYEGWAGTSWGLWDANENFKF